Proteins from a single region of Crassaminicella profunda:
- a CDS encoding PD-(D/E)XK nuclease domain-containing protein translates to MCVNNGLDFDFIAKILRSAYGNSKGGQTVKIELEDLIKGKDIVKPINEDIVMKDVNKDSENVWSFLLFSGYLKVVHEEFKRGKTYCHLRIPNLEVKYLYEEIVMSWFSESVNTEKFDYMLKSLVKGDIKTFGKILKEFVLSSVSYFDTGGHESEKVYHAFVLGMLIALWDNYEVKSNRESGYGRYDVALIPKDQNKIGIIIEFKKVDHDDQETLEIAAKNALKQIRDKEYKKELEDRGIKEIIELGIAFEGKNVLVMK, encoded by the coding sequence ATGTGTGTAAATAATGGTTTAGACTTTGACTTTATTGCTAAAATATTAAGGAGTGCTTACGGGAATTCTAAGGGTGGTCAAACGGTAAAAATAGAGCTTGAGGATTTAATCAAAGGAAAAGATATCGTAAAACCTATCAATGAAGATATAGTCATGAAGGATGTAAATAAGGATTCAGAAAATGTATGGAGCTTTTTACTTTTTAGTGGATACTTAAAGGTGGTTCATGAGGAGTTTAAACGAGGAAAAACCTATTGTCATTTAAGAATTCCAAATTTAGAAGTAAAATACTTATACGAAGAAATAGTTATGTCTTGGTTTAGTGAAAGTGTAAACACGGAAAAATTTGATTATATGCTAAAAAGCTTAGTAAAGGGAGATATAAAAACATTTGGAAAGATTCTAAAGGAATTTGTACTAAGTAGTGTTAGCTATTTTGATACAGGTGGACATGAAAGCGAAAAAGTATATCATGCTTTTGTACTAGGAATGCTTATAGCCCTTTGGGATAATTATGAAGTGAAATCAAATAGAGAAAGTGGCTACGGAAGATATGATGTGGCTTTAATTCCAAAGGATCAAAATAAAATAGGTATAATCATAGAGTTTAAAAAGGTAGATCATGATGATCAAGAAACACTAGAAATAGCAGCAAAAAACGCATTAAAGCAAATAAGAGATAAGGAATATAAAAAAGAGCTAGAGGATAGAGGAATCAAAGAAATAATAGAGCTTGGAATAGCCTTTGAAGGGAAAAATGTATTGGTGATGAAGTAA
- a CDS encoding YbaK/EbsC family protein: MSIESVRKQFQEQKLNLEVLELNHSSATVELAAEAIGVEPNRIAKTMAFRVKDHEILIISKGNARIDNRKYKDYFNAKAKMLKADEVLEITGHPVGGVCPFGLENPLAIYLDESLKEFDYVYPAGGSPNSAVKTTIEQLEEVTKGIWVDVCK, translated from the coding sequence ATGAGTATTGAAAGTGTGAGAAAGCAATTTCAAGAACAAAAATTAAATCTAGAGGTACTTGAGCTAAATCATAGTAGTGCAACAGTAGAGCTTGCTGCTGAGGCAATTGGTGTAGAACCTAATAGAATAGCAAAAACGATGGCTTTTAGAGTAAAGGATCATGAGATATTAATTATTTCAAAAGGAAATGCGAGGATTGATAATAGAAAATATAAAGACTATTTCAATGCAAAAGCAAAAATGCTAAAAGCGGATGAAGTATTAGAGATTACTGGACATCCAGTAGGAGGGGTATGCCCTTTTGGTCTTGAAAATCCCTTAGCTATTTATTTGGATGAATCTTTAAAAGAATTTGACTATGTTTATCCTGCTGGAGGATCACCCAATTCAGCAGTGAAGACAACTATTGAACAATTAGAAGAGGTAACAAAAGGTATATGGGTGGATGTGTGTAAATAA
- a CDS encoding DMT family transporter: MDAILLFVTFLWGINPTIMKIGLVHIPPVPYNALRMFFAVITSWIIVMVCGSYEKIEREDFKKLFFISLFGFFIFQLCFTMGVNMTTAGNASLILGTLPITVALINKFLGTEKINYKMVLGIILSVFGVVLIIMGSNKAFGLSKNHIKGGMLLLIAQIAYGYFTVFSKEVAKKYSNSLVTAIIVSITAILFTVVSFKSIISTNWINIPIAGWLSNAYSGIFAICIGNVLWVFAVQKIGSTKTSLYNNIQPIFAIITGYIVLGEPFGFIQFIGAITIFIGLYMTKRHKENNELTNTDENMIKRRF, from the coding sequence ATGGATGCTATCCTATTATTTGTTACATTCCTTTGGGGAATAAATCCTACAATTATGAAAATAGGATTAGTACATATACCACCAGTTCCTTATAATGCTCTGAGGATGTTCTTTGCAGTAATTACATCATGGATCATTGTTATGGTGTGTGGTTCTTATGAAAAAATTGAAAGGGAAGATTTTAAAAAGCTATTTTTTATAAGTTTATTTGGATTTTTTATCTTTCAGCTGTGTTTTACTATGGGAGTGAATATGACTACCGCAGGGAATGCATCTTTAATTTTAGGAACATTACCTATAACGGTAGCTTTGATTAATAAGTTTTTGGGAACAGAGAAGATCAACTATAAAATGGTCTTAGGGATTATTCTTTCAGTCTTTGGTGTAGTCTTAATTATCATGGGTTCAAATAAAGCATTTGGATTATCGAAAAATCATATAAAGGGTGGCATGTTATTATTGATTGCACAGATTGCATATGGGTACTTCACAGTATTTTCAAAGGAAGTAGCAAAAAAGTATTCTAACTCTTTAGTGACAGCTATTATTGTAAGTATTACAGCAATTTTATTTACAGTAGTATCTTTTAAAAGTATTATTTCTACGAATTGGATAAACATTCCTATTGCTGGATGGTTAAGTAATGCATATTCAGGTATATTTGCTATATGCATAGGGAATGTTTTGTGGGTATTTGCTGTGCAGAAAATAGGGAGTACAAAAACATCTTTGTACAATAATATACAGCCTATTTTTGCTATTATAACAGGATATATTGTTCTTGGTGAACCCTTTGGATTTATTCAGTTCATAGGAGCGATAACCATCTTTATAGGATTATATATGACAAAGAGACATAAAGAAAATAATGAATTGACCAATACAGATGAAAATATGATTAAAAGGAGGTTTTAA
- a CDS encoding DUF3298 and DUF4163 domain-containing protein, translating into MCRKIVTLVLSIMIISSMFTGCRKEQEANDEQEEVHNTFEKSTFGDNKHKELKDKDIGYDLVTKTYTEKTKNMEVTIKYPVIINMANKEVENKSNKMIVERMGVYDEPIETDDEAFKETLQGDYEITRKTKRQLSIKFSNIAYMEGATHPTSHIDAVTFDLKTGELLGIKHLFRQDIDYKNRLNNVLNEKVNELDFKLFDEYKGIEENQGFYLTENRLVVYYQEGVYTPHAIGPLFLEVSFDEMKDILK; encoded by the coding sequence ATGTGTAGAAAGATAGTAACTCTAGTTTTAAGTATAATGATTATAAGTAGTATGTTTACAGGATGTAGAAAAGAACAAGAAGCAAATGATGAACAAGAAGAGGTTCATAATACCTTTGAAAAGAGTACATTTGGTGATAATAAACATAAAGAATTAAAGGATAAAGATATTGGATATGATCTAGTAACAAAAACATATACTGAAAAAACTAAAAATATGGAAGTAACAATAAAATATCCTGTTATCATAAATATGGCAAACAAAGAAGTAGAGAATAAGAGTAATAAGATGATAGTAGAAAGAATGGGCGTTTATGATGAACCTATTGAAACAGATGATGAAGCATTTAAGGAAACGTTACAAGGAGATTATGAAATAACTAGAAAAACAAAAAGACAATTAAGTATAAAATTTTCAAATATTGCATACATGGAAGGAGCCACTCATCCTACTAGCCATATAGATGCTGTGACATTTGATTTGAAAACTGGAGAATTATTAGGCATAAAGCATTTGTTTAGACAAGATATTGATTATAAAAATAGATTAAATAATGTATTAAATGAAAAAGTAAATGAATTAGATTTTAAACTTTTTGACGAGTACAAAGGAATAGAAGAAAATCAGGGATTTTATCTGACAGAGAATCGTTTAGTTGTATATTATCAAGAAGGAGTATATACACCTCATGCAATAGGGCCACTTTTTCTTGAAGTATCATTTGATGAGATGAAAGATATCTTAAAATGA
- a CDS encoding Rpn family recombination-promoting nuclease/putative transposase: protein MGRLNPKVDFVFKKLFGSEENKDILIAFINSVLSKDEQIVDIELKNPYNLANYRNGKMSILDIKAVDEKNIWYDIEMQIAEQSFYDKRALYYWAKVYSDQIESGEDFDLLKKTIGINILDFDFLKEEDYHNIYRIYNEKSKEKLTDLLQIHFIEISKFKKDYGEIKTALDRWTAFLSKAYEFDKDTIPKELAQDMAVKKATEKLDVMSLNNEEREMYENELKAMRIRKAEIKTAENKGREEGINEGIINTAKNLLAMNVEIEIISKATGLSKEEIEAIK from the coding sequence ATGGGCAGACTTAACCCAAAAGTAGATTTCGTTTTCAAAAAATTATTTGGAAGTGAAGAAAACAAAGATATACTGATTGCTTTTATCAATTCTGTATTATCAAAAGATGAACAAATTGTAGATATAGAACTGAAAAATCCATATAATCTAGCCAACTATAGAAATGGAAAGATGAGTATATTAGACATAAAAGCAGTAGATGAAAAAAACATATGGTACGATATAGAAATGCAAATTGCAGAACAAAGCTTTTATGACAAACGAGCATTATATTATTGGGCTAAGGTATATTCAGATCAGATAGAGAGTGGAGAAGATTTTGATTTATTAAAAAAGACAATAGGGATTAATATACTAGATTTTGATTTTCTAAAAGAAGAAGATTATCACAATATATATAGAATCTATAATGAAAAAAGCAAAGAAAAACTAACAGATCTACTTCAAATTCATTTCATAGAGATATCAAAATTCAAAAAAGACTATGGAGAAATCAAAACAGCACTAGATCGCTGGACAGCTTTCTTGAGTAAAGCTTATGAATTTGACAAAGACACTATACCAAAAGAACTAGCACAGGATATGGCGGTTAAGAAAGCAACAGAAAAATTAGATGTTATGAGTCTAAATAATGAAGAAAGAGAAATGTATGAAAACGAACTAAAAGCCATGAGAATAAGAAAAGCAGAAATCAAAACAGCAGAAAATAAAGGACGTGAAGAAGGAATAAATGAAGGAATTATAAATACAGCAAAAAACTTACTGGCAATGAACGTAGAAATAGAAATCATATCAAAAGCAACAGGACTAAGTAAGGAAGAAATAGAAGCTATAAAATAA
- a CDS encoding DMT family transporter: MRGLLLLVIFFWGINPTIMKIGLVHIPPVPYNALRMFFAVATSWMIVKFTGSYEKIEAKDFKRLFTISLFGFFIFQLCFTIGVNMTTAGNASLILGTLPITVALINRLLGIEKINHKMVMGIILSVVGVVLIIMGSNKTFGFTINHMKGGMLILIAQIAYGYFTVFSKDMAQKYNNSLIMAYIVTITAILFTMVSAPQIMAMDWISIPLAGWLSNAYSGIIAVCICNVLWVLAVQKIGSTKTALYNNIQPVFAIITGYIVLEEPFGWVQLIGAITIFIGLYVTRKNKETPQAMK; encoded by the coding sequence ATGAGAGGGCTTTTACTATTAGTAATATTTTTTTGGGGAATCAATCCTACCATAATGAAAATAGGATTAGTGCATATTCCACCTGTTCCTTATAATGCTTTAAGAATGTTTTTTGCAGTTGCAACATCGTGGATGATTGTTAAATTCACAGGTTCTTACGAGAAAATTGAAGCAAAGGATTTTAAAAGACTCTTTACAATAAGTTTATTTGGATTTTTTATTTTTCAGCTATGCTTTACAATCGGTGTAAATATGACTACTGCTGGAAATGCATCCTTGATTTTGGGAACATTACCCATAACGGTAGCCTTGATCAATCGTTTACTAGGAATAGAAAAAATCAATCATAAAATGGTCATGGGGATTATTCTTTCTGTAGTAGGAGTTGTTTTAATTATTATGGGGTCTAATAAAACCTTTGGATTTACTATAAATCATATGAAGGGTGGCATGTTGATACTTATAGCCCAAATTGCATATGGATATTTTACAGTTTTTTCAAAGGACATGGCTCAAAAGTATAATAATTCCTTGATAATGGCTTATATTGTAACCATTACAGCCATTCTATTTACAATGGTTTCAGCTCCTCAGATTATGGCTATGGATTGGATAAGTATTCCTCTAGCAGGATGGCTTAGCAATGCTTATTCAGGGATCATTGCTGTATGTATTTGTAATGTTTTGTGGGTGTTAGCAGTACAAAAAATAGGGAGTACGAAAACAGCTTTATATAACAATATTCAGCCTGTTTTTGCTATTATTACAGGATATATCGTTTTAGAAGAACCCTTTGGATGGGTTCAGCTAATAGGAGCTATAACTATTTTTATAGGATTGTATGTGACGAGAAAGAACAAAGAAACCCCTCAAGCTATGAAATAG
- a CDS encoding 3'-5' exonuclease: MKENDKVLCASGQAETMIGTVEKKMKKEYKGAIVKIRTKLGKEIKGTPNHIGFARLNPQPGVHYVYLMYKKGYGYRIGQTQGVRSRKGEITNGLAVRLNQEHADKMWILKVCFSKEEASYYEQLYAFKYGIPTTVFHGNGRRMALFQEHIDKIFKEIDTEKAAVGLMNDLCIFEEYPHHLCNAVIRGQSIRRIVNVTSFGGRKTGADAGWYAHRIGFNTSGEDLKEKISKDFPVRDGQRNTWRVETERKEYDEAYLYARDLAGLDDSIEIVKKARLTEGKSFYYMPLAHMKPTMSVAVYEDGKIVEDFIEEVVFEDYEGYVYDLSVPHLRQYICEGIVVHNSIYSWRGADIRNILNFEKEFKNSTVIKLEQNYRSTQNILDAANCVIKNNRGRKSKKLWTSQNSGDVLRYYRANNEHDEAQFVVKQIRDMVDTDGRNYSEFAMLYRTNAQSRVLEDMLMKAGIPYRIYGGLKFYDRKEIKDLVAYLRLIQNPVDDVSLKRVLNVPKRGIGARTIEKIQEPANETGESMFSVLLDDELIDGFSRRVKKGIRDFVMLITRYGLEKETISVTELIKNVLEESGYMDELKKEDTVEAQSRIENLQEFLSVAMDFEKSSEVKTLEEFLSNISLVSDLDKMEDEDNAVVLMTLHSAKGLEFPVVFLVGMEERIFPSGRSLEDDSGLEEERRLCYVGITRAEEILYLTHAKMRMLYGRTNYNPMSRFIDEIADELIDRDKEEMMKRDRMALAPAQGIYRGVSMSSTPNTMQKSTNATGSKEAKPGSKIKHDKFGIGTIISVKQKGRDTELTIAFNNAGIKKLVKEYAPIMVL, encoded by the coding sequence ATGAAAGAGAATGATAAAGTACTTTGTGCATCAGGACAAGCTGAAACTATGATTGGTACTGTAGAGAAAAAAATGAAAAAGGAATACAAAGGGGCTATTGTAAAAATTAGAACAAAGTTAGGAAAAGAAATAAAAGGAACACCGAATCATATAGGATTTGCTAGACTCAATCCACAGCCAGGAGTGCATTATGTTTATTTAATGTATAAGAAGGGATATGGATATCGTATTGGTCAAACCCAAGGAGTACGAAGTAGAAAAGGCGAGATTACAAATGGCTTAGCTGTAAGACTGAATCAAGAGCATGCAGATAAGATGTGGATTTTAAAGGTATGCTTTAGTAAAGAAGAAGCTTCTTATTATGAACAATTATATGCTTTTAAATATGGTATTCCAACAACTGTATTTCATGGAAATGGAAGAAGAATGGCACTATTTCAAGAGCATATAGATAAGATTTTTAAGGAAATTGATACAGAAAAAGCTGCTGTGGGATTGATGAATGATTTATGTATTTTTGAAGAATATCCACATCATTTATGTAATGCAGTGATTCGTGGTCAATCCATAAGAAGAATCGTGAATGTTACTTCCTTTGGAGGAAGAAAAACAGGAGCAGATGCAGGTTGGTATGCTCACAGAATAGGTTTTAATACATCAGGGGAAGATTTAAAAGAAAAGATAAGTAAAGATTTTCCTGTAAGAGATGGACAAAGAAATACATGGAGAGTAGAAACGGAAAGAAAGGAATACGATGAAGCTTATCTTTATGCAAGAGATTTAGCTGGATTAGATGATTCAATTGAAATTGTAAAGAAAGCAAGATTAACAGAGGGAAAGAGCTTTTATTATATGCCTTTAGCTCACATGAAACCTACTATGAGTGTAGCTGTATATGAAGACGGAAAAATTGTAGAAGATTTTATAGAAGAAGTTGTTTTTGAAGATTATGAGGGGTATGTATATGATTTATCAGTTCCTCATTTAAGACAATATATATGTGAAGGAATTGTTGTTCATAATTCGATTTACAGCTGGAGAGGGGCAGACATAAGAAATATCTTAAACTTTGAAAAAGAGTTTAAAAATTCTACAGTCATCAAGCTAGAACAAAATTACCGTTCTACCCAAAATATATTAGATGCTGCAAACTGTGTCATTAAAAATAATAGAGGAAGAAAGAGCAAAAAGCTTTGGACATCACAAAATAGTGGAGATGTATTAAGATATTATCGTGCAAACAATGAACACGATGAAGCTCAATTTGTCGTGAAGCAAATAAGAGATATGGTGGATACAGATGGAAGAAATTACTCAGAATTTGCTATGCTTTATAGAACCAATGCTCAATCTCGAGTACTTGAGGATATGCTCATGAAAGCAGGAATTCCTTATCGTATTTATGGAGGGTTAAAGTTCTATGATCGAAAGGAAATCAAAGACCTTGTTGCTTATCTTCGTTTGATTCAAAATCCTGTAGATGATGTAAGTCTAAAAAGAGTTTTGAATGTTCCTAAAAGAGGAATAGGGGCTAGAACCATTGAAAAAATACAAGAACCTGCCAATGAAACAGGCGAGAGTATGTTTAGTGTTTTATTAGATGATGAATTGATAGATGGTTTTTCAAGAAGAGTAAAGAAAGGCATTAGAGATTTTGTTATGCTGATTACAAGATATGGACTTGAGAAGGAAACCATCAGTGTAACGGAATTAATCAAGAATGTATTAGAAGAATCAGGATATATGGATGAACTGAAAAAAGAAGATACGGTAGAAGCTCAGTCAAGAATTGAAAACTTACAAGAATTTTTATCTGTTGCTATGGATTTTGAAAAATCAAGTGAAGTGAAAACTTTAGAAGAATTTTTATCTAATATCTCATTGGTATCAGATCTGGATAAAATGGAAGATGAAGATAATGCTGTAGTGCTTATGACGCTACATAGTGCAAAGGGACTAGAGTTTCCTGTTGTATTCCTTGTAGGAATGGAAGAGCGAATTTTCCCTAGTGGAAGATCTTTAGAAGATGATAGTGGTTTAGAAGAAGAAAGAAGACTTTGCTATGTGGGGATTACAAGAGCGGAAGAAATATTGTATTTAACTCATGCAAAAATGAGAATGCTATATGGAAGAACGAATTATAACCCTATGTCTAGATTTATTGATGAAATAGCAGACGAGTTGATTGATCGAGATAAGGAAGAAATGATGAAAAGAGATCGAATGGCTTTAGCACCAGCACAAGGAATTTATAGAGGAGTAAGTATGAGTAGTACTCCTAATACTATGCAAAAGAGTACGAATGCTACAGGCTCAAAGGAAGCAAAACCTGGTAGTAAAATAAAACATGATAAATTTGGAATAGGTACGATTATTTCAGTGAAGCAAAAAGGAAGGGATACAGAGCTTACTATTGCTTTTAATAACGCTGGGATTAAAAAACTAGTTAAGGAGTATGCACCTATTATGGTATTATAG